The following proteins are co-located in the Apium graveolens cultivar Ventura chromosome 5, ASM990537v1, whole genome shotgun sequence genome:
- the LOC141724309 gene encoding aspartic proteinase A1-like isoform X2 gives MTEVEELKALVRLLPLWATGIIFSMMYVQIGIFFVLQGSTMDTRVGKSGFEFPPALVNIFDSISCMFWVLVYKQIIVPLARKFTGQRNGLTQLQRIGTGLFISIISMICAGILEVLRLELGYNMMKQGLIKEQIFSFWLNRHTGEEEGGEIVFGGVDSKHYEGEHTYVPVTQKGYWQFKMGDVLIDGKETGYCNEGCSAIADSGTSFLAGPTAVITMINHAIGAVGVVSQECKIVVDQYGQKIMDLLLTEWRGCRISLSKI, from the exons ATGACTGAAGTTGAGGAGCTAAAAGCTTTAGTACGGTTGCTTCCTCTATGGGCTACAGGTATAATCTTCAGCATGATGTATGTCCAAATAGGCATCTTTTTTGTGCTGCAAGGCAGTACAATGGATACTCGTGTGGGAAAATCCGGCTTTGAGTTTCCACCAGCTTTAGTTAATATATTCGACTCCATCAGTTGTATGTTCTGGGTGCTAGTCTACAAACAAATAATCGTTCCACTAGCAAGAAAATTCACGGGCCAGAGAAATGGCTTAACACAACTGCAGCGTATCGGTACTGGCCTCTTCATATCAATCATTTCTATGATATGTGCAGGGATTTTGGAGGTTTTAAGACTTGAACTTG GGTATAATATGATGAAACAAGGTCTCATTAAGGAGCAAATATTCTCATTTTGGCTTAATCGACATACAGGGGAAGAGGAAGGAGGTGAAATTGTATTTGGTGGGGTTGATTCAAAACACTACGAAGGTGAACACACTTATGTTCCAGTCACACAGAAAGGTTATTGGCAG TTTAAAATGGGTGACGTTCTCATTGATGGAAAAGAAACTG GTTACTGTAATGAAGGTTGCTCTGCAATTGCCGATTCTGGTACTTCTTTCTTAGCAGGTCCAACG GCAGTGATCACCATGATAAATCATGCTATTGGGGCAGTTGGTGTTGTTAGCCAAGAATGCAAGATTGTTGTTGATCAATATGGACAGAAAATTATGGATTTACTTTTAACTGAG TGGCGTGGATGCAGAATCAGCTTAAGCAAAATCTGA
- the LOC141724309 gene encoding aspartic proteinase A1-like isoform X1 produces MTEVEELKALVRLLPLWATGIIFSMMYVQIGIFFVLQGSTMDTRVGKSGFEFPPALVNIFDSISCMFWVLVYKQIIVPLARKFTGQRNGLTQLQRIGTGLFISIISMICAGILEVLRLELGYNMMKQGLIKEQIFSFWLNRHTGEEEGGEIVFGGVDSKHYEGEHTYVPVTQKGYWQFKMGDVLIDGKETGYCNEGCSAIADSGTSFLAGPTAVITMINHAIGAVGVVSQECKIVVDQYGQKIMDLLLTEIGLCTFDGTRGVSSGIESVVGEKNG; encoded by the exons ATGACTGAAGTTGAGGAGCTAAAAGCTTTAGTACGGTTGCTTCCTCTATGGGCTACAGGTATAATCTTCAGCATGATGTATGTCCAAATAGGCATCTTTTTTGTGCTGCAAGGCAGTACAATGGATACTCGTGTGGGAAAATCCGGCTTTGAGTTTCCACCAGCTTTAGTTAATATATTCGACTCCATCAGTTGTATGTTCTGGGTGCTAGTCTACAAACAAATAATCGTTCCACTAGCAAGAAAATTCACGGGCCAGAGAAATGGCTTAACACAACTGCAGCGTATCGGTACTGGCCTCTTCATATCAATCATTTCTATGATATGTGCAGGGATTTTGGAGGTTTTAAGACTTGAACTTG GGTATAATATGATGAAACAAGGTCTCATTAAGGAGCAAATATTCTCATTTTGGCTTAATCGACATACAGGGGAAGAGGAAGGAGGTGAAATTGTATTTGGTGGGGTTGATTCAAAACACTACGAAGGTGAACACACTTATGTTCCAGTCACACAGAAAGGTTATTGGCAG TTTAAAATGGGTGACGTTCTCATTGATGGAAAAGAAACTG GTTACTGTAATGAAGGTTGCTCTGCAATTGCCGATTCTGGTACTTCTTTCTTAGCAGGTCCAACG GCAGTGATCACCATGATAAATCATGCTATTGGGGCAGTTGGTGTTGTTAGCCAAGAATGCAAGATTGTTGTTGATCAATATGGACAGAAAATTATGGATTTACTTTTAACTGAG ATTGGTTTGTGCACCTTCGACGGAACTCGTGGTGTTAG TAGCGGAATTGAGAGTGTCGTAGGTGAGAAAAATGGTTAG
- the LOC141724309 gene encoding aspartic proteinase-like isoform X3, translating into MTEVEELKALVRLLPLWATGIIFSMMYVQIGIFFVLQGSTMDTRVGKSGFEFPPALVNIFDSISCMFWVLVYKQIIVPLARKFTGQRNGLTQLQRIGTGLFISIISMICAGILEVLRLELGYNMMKQGLIKEQIFSFWLNRHTGEEEGGEIVFGGVDSKHYEGEHTYVPVTQKGYWQFKMGDVLIDGKETGYCNEGCSAIADSGTSFLAGPTAVITMINHAIGAVGVVSQECKIVVDQYGQKIMDLLLTE; encoded by the exons ATGACTGAAGTTGAGGAGCTAAAAGCTTTAGTACGGTTGCTTCCTCTATGGGCTACAGGTATAATCTTCAGCATGATGTATGTCCAAATAGGCATCTTTTTTGTGCTGCAAGGCAGTACAATGGATACTCGTGTGGGAAAATCCGGCTTTGAGTTTCCACCAGCTTTAGTTAATATATTCGACTCCATCAGTTGTATGTTCTGGGTGCTAGTCTACAAACAAATAATCGTTCCACTAGCAAGAAAATTCACGGGCCAGAGAAATGGCTTAACACAACTGCAGCGTATCGGTACTGGCCTCTTCATATCAATCATTTCTATGATATGTGCAGGGATTTTGGAGGTTTTAAGACTTGAACTTG GGTATAATATGATGAAACAAGGTCTCATTAAGGAGCAAATATTCTCATTTTGGCTTAATCGACATACAGGGGAAGAGGAAGGAGGTGAAATTGTATTTGGTGGGGTTGATTCAAAACACTACGAAGGTGAACACACTTATGTTCCAGTCACACAGAAAGGTTATTGGCAG TTTAAAATGGGTGACGTTCTCATTGATGGAAAAGAAACTG GTTACTGTAATGAAGGTTGCTCTGCAATTGCCGATTCTGGTACTTCTTTCTTAGCAGGTCCAACG GCAGTGATCACCATGATAAATCATGCTATTGGGGCAGTTGGTGTTGTTAGCCAAGAATGCAAGATTGTTGTTGATCAATATGGACAGAAAATTATGGATTTACTTTTAACTGAG TAG